A window of the Lactuca sativa cultivar Salinas chromosome 5, Lsat_Salinas_v11, whole genome shotgun sequence genome harbors these coding sequences:
- the LOC111910554 gene encoding uncharacterized protein LOC111910554 produces MESPQSVVSPFKSSCVFSEPEKQNLDLFPKHSTYVTKKPEPEPFIGVLDVHIHQARDIQNICIYHKQDVYAKICITCNPEKSVTTQTINGGGKNPVFNETLRINVPTIESSLKCEIYMLSRVRNYLEDQLLGFALIPLSEVLIKNGKLENEFTLSSTDLFHSPSGFVHLSLSYTGASPDVIAIPPPLPAKGAADDSELTEFDKIEFPDPKIANENHMMVSEYFGLSSESLVSSDTDDQFDAPIKTQKPDSPPSSVSTNGSHCASTHVLSPESSDDSSRDSKCAKQEYDSHLKEKPAAGGDGGGGADSDSASGGDPIKKPVMAVNFELEQKVVQQDFVDLYMKSMQQFTESLAKMKLPLDVEKERTDSGNSGSEEKIQTPNSTQSRVFYGSRAFF; encoded by the coding sequence ATGGAGTCTCCTCAATCTGTCGTTTCACCATTCAAGAGCTCCTGTGTGTTTTCTGAACCTGAAAAACAGAATCTGGATCTTTTCCCAAAACACTCGACTTACGTAACCaaaaaacccgaacccgaaccATTTATTGGTGTTCTGGATGTTCACATTCATCAAGCTAGAGACATTCAGAACATCTGCATATACCATAAACAAGACGTTTATGCAAAAATCTGCATCACTTGTAATCCCGAAAAATCAGTCACTACTCAGACCATCAATGGAGGTGGAAAAAATCCAGTCTTTAACGAAACCCTTCGGATTAACGTTCCGACAATTGAATCTTCTCTGAAGTGCGAGATATATATGCTAAGCAGGGTGAGAAATTATCTTGAAGATCAGTTGCTAGGTTTTGCATTGATCCCTTTATCCGAAGTCCTCATCAAAAATGGAAAATTGGAAAACGAGTTCACTTTATCTTCCACCGATCTCTTCCACTCGCCTTCCGGTTTCGTTCACTTGTCGTTATCATACACCGGAGCTTCACCGGACGTGATCGCCATCCCGCCGCCACTTCCCGCGAAGGGAGCCGCCGACGACTCAGAATTAACCGAGTTCGACAAAATCGAATTCCCAGATCCTAAAATCGCAAACGAAAACCACATGATGGTGTCTGAGTATTTCGGTCTTAGCTCAGAGAGTTTGGTCTCATCCGACACTGATGATCAATTTGATGCACCGATTAAAACCCAAAAACCTGATTCACCCCCTTCTAGCGTTTCAACCAACGGTTCCCACTGTGCTTCCACTCACGTTCTAAGCCCCGAATCATCTGATGACTCTTCTAGAGACTCGAAATGTGCAAAACAAGAATACGATTCACATCTAAAGGAAAAACCGGCGgcaggtggtgatggtggtggtggtgccgaCAGTGATTCAGCAAGCGGCGGGGATCCGATAAAGAAGCCGGTGATGGCGGTGAACTTTGAGCTGGAGCAGAAAGTGGTGCAACAGGATTTTGTGGATTTGTATATGAAGAGTATGCAACAGTTTACAGAGTCGTTGGCTAAGATGAAGCTTCCATTGGATGTGGAAAAGGAGCGTACGGATTCTGGGAATTCAGGATCTGAGGAGAAGATACAGACACCGAACAGCACACAGTCACGCGTGTTCTATGGGAGTCGAGCTTTCTTCTAA